The following coding sequences are from one Salvia hispanica cultivar TCC Black 2014 chromosome 3, UniMelb_Shisp_WGS_1.0, whole genome shotgun sequence window:
- the LOC125213532 gene encoding lipid phosphate phosphatase delta-like isoform X4, which yields MESISTGWQVISLCGIALWIVISSKLEVTQKLRSCTQPWICQRVISGTPIVIRIQKYQHRCLDAFFSGLSCVVSVPFYTAFLPLLFWTGHCKLARQMTLLIAFCDYTGNCIKDVVSAPRPQTPPVRRITATKDEEDNAMEYGFPSSHTLNTVCLSGYLLHYILDYSESNDFSIRVAGIILACLVVGLIGFGRIYLGMHSLIDIIGGLALGLGILALWLSVSEYIDNFVVSGQNVVSFWAALCFLLLFAYPTPEVPTPSFEYHTAFNGVSLGIVIGIHQTFNQFHHEDVARVFSPQLALPAFVGRLLLGIPTILLVKFCSKALAKWILPIVSNTLGIPVRSTSYIPNLNGTDKKSDVFKQSGYLQKMFSKQTSFDVDTGIRLLQYAGLA from the exons ATGGAAAGCATATCAACAGGGTGGCAAGTAATTTCATTATGTGGGATAGCACTTTGGATTGTGATTTCTTCAAAGTTGGAGGTGACTCAAAAGCTCAGATCTTGTACACAGCCATGGATCTGTCAACGTGTGATTTCTGGAACTCCCATTGTTATCAGGATTCAG AAATACCAGCACAGATGTTTGGATGCATTTTTTTCTGGGTTATCTTGTGTTGTTTCAGTACCTTTTTATACTGCCTTTCTTCCCCTGCTTTTCTGG ACTGGGCATTGCAAATTGGCTAGGCAAATGACACTCTTGATAGCTTTCTGTGATTATACTGGAAACTGCATAAAG GATGTGGTTTCAGCACCTAGACCCCAAACTCCACCTGTCAGAAGAATAACAGCCACCAAGGATGAGGAAGATAATGCAATGGAATACGGATTCCCTTCGTCGCACACTCTTAATACTGTCTGCTTATCGGG GTACCTTTTACACTACATTCTTGACTACAGTGAAAGTAATGATTTCTCCATTAGAGTGGCTGGAATCATTCTGGCTTGTCTGGTTGTTGGTCTCATTGGTTTTG GAAGGATATACCTCGGAATGCACAGCTTGATTGATATTATTGGTGGTCTGGCTTTGGGACTAGGAATCTTGGCACTTTGGCTCTCTGTGTCAGAATACATAGATAATTTTGTAGTTTCTGGTCAAAATG TTGTATCTTTCTGGGCCGCCTTATGCTTCTTGTTACTGTTTGCATACCCCACTCCTGAAGTTCCAACACCAAGTTTTGAGTATCACACAGCCTTCAATGGCGTTTCCCTGGGTATT GTGATAGGAATCCACCAGACGTTCAATCAGTTTCACCATGAGGATGTTGCTCGTGTATTTTCCCCTCAGCTTGCACTTCCTGCCTTTGTGGGTAGACTACTACTAGGAATCCCGACAATCCTTCTTGTGAAGTTCTGCAGCAAGGCTCTTGCCAAATGGATTCTTCCAATTGTTTCAAATACTTTGGGAATCCCAGTAAGATCAACAAGCTATATACCTAACTTAAATGGAACCGATAAGAAATCGGATGTATTTAAGCAGTCGGGTTATCTCCAGAAAATGTTCTCCAAGCAGACGTCATTTGATGTCGATACTGGCATCAGGCTCCTTCAGTATGCTGGTCTTGCCTG A
- the LOC125213532 gene encoding lipid phosphate phosphatase delta-like isoform X1 produces MESISTGWQVISLCGIALWIVISSKLEVTQKLRSCTQPWICQRVISGTPIVIRIQKYQHRCLDAFFSGLSCVVSVPFYTAFLPLLFWTGHCKLARQMTLLIAFCDYTGNCIKDVVSAPRPQTPPVRRITATKDEEDNAMEYGFPSSHTLNTVCLSGYLLHYILDYSESNDFSIRVAGIILACLVVGLIGFGRIYLGMHSLIDIIGGLALGLGILALWLSVSEYIDNFVVSGQNVVSFWAALCFLLLFAYPTPEVPTPSFEYHTAFNGVSLGIVIGIHQTFNQFHHEDVARVFSPQLALPAFVGRLLLGIPTILLVKFCSKALAKWILPIVSNTLGIPVRSTSYIPNLNGTDKKSDVFKQSGYLQKMFSKQTSFDVDTGIRLLQYAGLAWSVVDLVPSMFFHIGL; encoded by the exons ATGGAAAGCATATCAACAGGGTGGCAAGTAATTTCATTATGTGGGATAGCACTTTGGATTGTGATTTCTTCAAAGTTGGAGGTGACTCAAAAGCTCAGATCTTGTACACAGCCATGGATCTGTCAACGTGTGATTTCTGGAACTCCCATTGTTATCAGGATTCAG AAATACCAGCACAGATGTTTGGATGCATTTTTTTCTGGGTTATCTTGTGTTGTTTCAGTACCTTTTTATACTGCCTTTCTTCCCCTGCTTTTCTGG ACTGGGCATTGCAAATTGGCTAGGCAAATGACACTCTTGATAGCTTTCTGTGATTATACTGGAAACTGCATAAAG GATGTGGTTTCAGCACCTAGACCCCAAACTCCACCTGTCAGAAGAATAACAGCCACCAAGGATGAGGAAGATAATGCAATGGAATACGGATTCCCTTCGTCGCACACTCTTAATACTGTCTGCTTATCGGG GTACCTTTTACACTACATTCTTGACTACAGTGAAAGTAATGATTTCTCCATTAGAGTGGCTGGAATCATTCTGGCTTGTCTGGTTGTTGGTCTCATTGGTTTTG GAAGGATATACCTCGGAATGCACAGCTTGATTGATATTATTGGTGGTCTGGCTTTGGGACTAGGAATCTTGGCACTTTGGCTCTCTGTGTCAGAATACATAGATAATTTTGTAGTTTCTGGTCAAAATG TTGTATCTTTCTGGGCCGCCTTATGCTTCTTGTTACTGTTTGCATACCCCACTCCTGAAGTTCCAACACCAAGTTTTGAGTATCACACAGCCTTCAATGGCGTTTCCCTGGGTATT GTGATAGGAATCCACCAGACGTTCAATCAGTTTCACCATGAGGATGTTGCTCGTGTATTTTCCCCTCAGCTTGCACTTCCTGCCTTTGTGGGTAGACTACTACTAGGAATCCCGACAATCCTTCTTGTGAAGTTCTGCAGCAAGGCTCTTGCCAAATGGATTCTTCCAATTGTTTCAAATACTTTGGGAATCCCAGTAAGATCAACAAGCTATATACCTAACTTAAATGGAACCGATAAGAAATCGGATGTATTTAAGCAGTCGGGTTATCTCCAGAAAATGTTCTCCAAGCAGACGTCATTTGATGTCGATACTGGCATCAGGCTCCTTCAGTATGCTGGTCTTGCCTGGTCTGTTGTTGATCTTGTACCTTCAATGTTCTTTCACATAGGATTGTAA
- the LOC125212309 gene encoding putative late blight resistance protein homolog R1A-10 — protein MAYNLQPLISILEGILDPDQTRWIVDENKPQLQSLHLKATSLQQLLDKSSFTKLDGQIREVAHQAEDILESHMVDHMLSGSHCVRFTLSTPDLQQVTRDLDSVMEQVKLVEMEDKKMLREIDSALEQVKLVEMKDKKMPHSNSSSSKSVVVGIDEDLKQLKDRLAGMQTNLEIISIVGMGGVGKTTLARKLYEDPLIVDHFSYRAWTTISQDYNMPQILKSLLRCITGQECNQHTDTLKVMLHKNLYAKRYLIVLDDIWSTKLWDEMRMYFPDNSNGSRIVITTRESDVANYADSLSSQHHVQLLSKSKSWNLLYQLVFGEEDCPPELQDIGRKIANGCRGLPLAISVIGGLLSVIERSEDAWEKIGNNVIETISKSDEQCYGILSLSYNHLPNHLKPCFLYMGAYPEDFEIKGSRLIRLWVAEGFVKSNGKRSLEEVAEDWLKSLVERNLFMIRGYNQHGKPESYHTHDMLRDLCIKKSNEVKFLHVKNGSNITSSNPRRMSFDTSNGMDGVNGSTEAMSLTRSIICVGYRWVMFPYGAFSTSRLLRVLDFMDMEFKEFPTEIFEFVNLRFLCIYCWSNMPRGISRLWNLQTLIGYCKFEVVFELWQLPKLRNLKVFGLELLKDEEMNYNVMKKLQVISFLNVAKEATNWDGFLKSIPNIKKLVINWDNRLKPMVIDLSHLHKLEKLRCDSFRHESPDARGLHCLFNVKFPGSLKKLYLFYCEINLEVLRSLSALDKLEVLKITGCTFIRVENTSEEEWEVAEEDVFCSLQFLYLKDLGIVRWIADETNFPRLCHLCVRHCYGLEEIPSGIGEIPTLQLIKLEECTKSAVASAQRIVEEQSENGNYDIKLHIAKTLDR, from the coding sequence ATGGCTTACAATCTTCAACCTCTCATCTCAATTCTTGAAGGAATCCTTGATCCTGACCAAACACGATGGATCGTTGATGAAAACAAACCTCAACTCCAATCCCTCCACCTTAAAGCTACTTCTCTTCAGCAGCTCCTTGATAAATCTTCATTCACCAAACTAGACGGCCAAATCAGAGAAGTAGCACATCAAGCTGAAGACATCCTTGAATCCCACATGGTTGACCACATGCTCTCTGGATCTCACTGCGTGAGATTCACTTTATCCACACCGGATCTGCAGCAAGTAACCCGAGATCTTGATTCTGTTATGGAGCAAGTGAAGCTGGTGGAGATGGAGGATAAGAAGATGCTTCGAGAAATTGATTCCGCTTTGGAACAAGTGAAGCTTGTGGAGATGAAGGACAAGAAGATGCCGCATAGCAATTCATCGAGTTCCAAGAgtgttgtagttggaattgATGAAGATCTGAAGCAGCTCAAGGATCGGCTGGCCGGGATGCAGACAAATCTGGAGATCATCTCCATCGTTGGTATGGGTGGTGTAGGTAAAACCACTCTCGCTCGAAAGCTTTATGAAGATCCATTGATTGTTGATCACTTTTCATATCGTGCTTGGACGACTATCTCACAAGATTACAATATGCCACAAATTCTTAAAAGCCTTCTTCGTTGCATAACTGGACAAGAATGTAATCAACATACCGATACGTTAAAAGTTATGttgcataaaaatttatacGCAAAAAGATACTTGATTGTATTAGATGATATATGGAGCACAAAACTCTGGGATGAAATGAGAATGTACTTCCCAGATAACAGCAATGGGAGTCGCATTGTGATCACCACTAGGGAATCCGATGTGGCGAACTATGCTGACTCTTTGAGTTCGCAACATCATGTGCAACTGCTTAGCAAGTCTAAAAGTTGGAATCTGTTATACCAACTTGtgtttggagaagaagattgCCCTCCTGAATTGCAAGACATTGGTCGAAAGATTGCCAATGGTTGTCGTGGGCTTCCTCTAGCCATAAGTGTGATTGGAGGACTACTATCTGTGATCGAAAGGTCAGAAGACGCTTGGGAGAAAATTGGGAACAATGTAATAGAAACAATTTCCAAATCAGACGAGCAGTGTTATGGCATCTTGTCTTTAAGTTATAATCACTTGCCGAATCACTTGAAACCATGTTTCTTGTACATGGGAGCTTATCCTGAAGACTTCGAGATTAAAGGCTCCAGACTCATACGTTTGTGGGTGGCTGAAGGATTTGTAAAATCAAATGGGAAAAGAAGTTTGGAGGAAGTGGCAGAGGATTGGCTAAAGTCTCTAGTAGAGAgaaatctatttatgattagaGGATACAACCAGCATGGAAAACCAGAGAGTTACCACACGCATGATATGTTGAGGGATCTATGCATTAAGAAGAGTAATGAAGTCAAGTTTTTGCATGTGAAGAATGGCTCCAATATCACATCCTCTAATCCGCGCCGCATGAGTTTTGACACATCGAATGGAATGGATGGTGTTAATGGTTCAACAGAGGCCATGTCACTTACTCGATCTATTATATGCGTTGGTTATAGATGGGTTATGTTTCCATATGGTGCCTTTTCCACATCAAGATTGCTAAGGGTATTGGATTTTATGGATATGGAGTTCAAAGAGTTCCCAactgaaatatttgaatttgtcaACTTACGCTTTTTATGTATCTATTGCTGGTCAAATATGCCTAGAGGAATTTCAAGATTGTGGAATTTGCAAACCTTGATTGGTTACTGTAAGTTTGAGGTGGTATTTGAGCTATGGCAACTCCCTAAGTTAAGAAATCTCAAGGTGTTTGGATTAGAGTTGTTAAAAGATGAGGAGATGAACTACAACGTTATGAAGAAGCTACAGgtgatttcatttttgaatGTAGCTAAAGAGGCAACTAATTGGGATGGTTTCCTCAAAAGCattccaaatataaaaaagctTGTAATTAATTGGGACAACCGACTTAAACCCATGGTAATTGATCTTAGCCATCTTCACAAGCTCGAAAAATTAAGATGCGATTCTTTTAGACATGAATCTCCTGATGCACGTGGCCTCCATTGTCTTTTCAACGTTAAATTTCCTGGTAGTCTCAAAAAACTTTAtctgttttattgtgaaaTAAATTTGGAGGTGTTAAGGTCCTTGAGTGCACTTGATAAGCTGGAAGTGCTCAAGATAACTGGATGCACTTTTATAAGGGTGGAGAACACAAGTGAGGAAGAGTGGGAGGTAGCAGAAGAAGATGTGTTCTGTTCACTGCAGTTTCTGTATCTTAAAGATTTGGGGATTGTGCGTTGGATAGCCGatgagaccaatttccctagACTTTGCCACCTCTGCGTACGTCACTGCTACGGTCTAGAGGAAATTCCTAGCGGCATTGGAGAAATCCCAACGCTTCAATTAATCAAGTTAGAAGAATGCACTAAATCTGCAGTGGCATCAGCACAAAGGATTGTGGAGGAGCAATCTGAAAACGGCAACTACGATATCAAACTTCACATCGCAAAAACACTCGACCGGTGA
- the LOC125213532 gene encoding lipid phosphate phosphatase delta-like isoform X2, whose protein sequence is MESISTGWQVISLCGIALWIVISSKLEVTQKLRSCTQPWICQRVISGTPIVIRIQKYQHRCLDAFFSGLSCVVSVPFYTAFLPLLFWTGHCKLARQMTLLIAFCDYTGNCIKDVVSAPRPQTPPVRRITATKDEEDNAMEYGFPSSHTLNTVCLSGYLLHYILDYSESNDFSIRVAGIILACLVVGLIGFGRIYLGMHSLIDIIGGLALGLGILALWLSVSEYIDNFVVSGQNVVSFWAALCFLLLFAYPTPEVPTPSFEYHTAFNGVSLGIVIGIHQTFNQFHHEDVARVFSPQLALPAFVGRLLLGIPTILLVKFCSKALAKWILPIVSNTLGIPVRSTSYIPNLNGTDKKSDVFKQSGYLQKMFSKQTSFDVDTGIRLLQYAGLAWVVVVVVDD, encoded by the exons ATGGAAAGCATATCAACAGGGTGGCAAGTAATTTCATTATGTGGGATAGCACTTTGGATTGTGATTTCTTCAAAGTTGGAGGTGACTCAAAAGCTCAGATCTTGTACACAGCCATGGATCTGTCAACGTGTGATTTCTGGAACTCCCATTGTTATCAGGATTCAG AAATACCAGCACAGATGTTTGGATGCATTTTTTTCTGGGTTATCTTGTGTTGTTTCAGTACCTTTTTATACTGCCTTTCTTCCCCTGCTTTTCTGG ACTGGGCATTGCAAATTGGCTAGGCAAATGACACTCTTGATAGCTTTCTGTGATTATACTGGAAACTGCATAAAG GATGTGGTTTCAGCACCTAGACCCCAAACTCCACCTGTCAGAAGAATAACAGCCACCAAGGATGAGGAAGATAATGCAATGGAATACGGATTCCCTTCGTCGCACACTCTTAATACTGTCTGCTTATCGGG GTACCTTTTACACTACATTCTTGACTACAGTGAAAGTAATGATTTCTCCATTAGAGTGGCTGGAATCATTCTGGCTTGTCTGGTTGTTGGTCTCATTGGTTTTG GAAGGATATACCTCGGAATGCACAGCTTGATTGATATTATTGGTGGTCTGGCTTTGGGACTAGGAATCTTGGCACTTTGGCTCTCTGTGTCAGAATACATAGATAATTTTGTAGTTTCTGGTCAAAATG TTGTATCTTTCTGGGCCGCCTTATGCTTCTTGTTACTGTTTGCATACCCCACTCCTGAAGTTCCAACACCAAGTTTTGAGTATCACACAGCCTTCAATGGCGTTTCCCTGGGTATT GTGATAGGAATCCACCAGACGTTCAATCAGTTTCACCATGAGGATGTTGCTCGTGTATTTTCCCCTCAGCTTGCACTTCCTGCCTTTGTGGGTAGACTACTACTAGGAATCCCGACAATCCTTCTTGTGAAGTTCTGCAGCAAGGCTCTTGCCAAATGGATTCTTCCAATTGTTTCAAATACTTTGGGAATCCCAGTAAGATCAACAAGCTATATACCTAACTTAAATGGAACCGATAAGAAATCGGATGTATTTAAGCAGTCGGGTTATCTCCAGAAAATGTTCTCCAAGCAGACGTCATTTGATGTCGATACTGGCATCAGGCTCCTTCAGTATGCTGGTCTTGCCTG GgtagtggtggtggtggtggacgATTAA
- the LOC125211896 gene encoding NADPH-dependent aldehyde reductase-like protein, chloroplastic — protein MANTQPLKDRVAIVTGASRGIGRAIALHLASLGARLLINYSSNSALADSLAAQINSASDVRAATFQADISVPEQVKSLFDAAESTFNSEIHILVNSAGVADPKYPSLADTDVHDFDKTIAINTRGAFLCCKEAANRIKRGGGGRIICVSTSLMVSLKPGYAAYVASKAAVEAMVKILAKELKGTGITANAVAPGAVATEMFFAGKSEEVIEKAVAECPSGRLGETDDVAPVVGFLASDAGQWVNGQIIRVNGGSAI, from the exons ATGGCTAACACGCAACCGCTCAAGGATAGAGTCGCCATCGTCACCGGCGCCTCGCGTGGAATCGGCCGCGCCATTGCTCTCCACTTAGCTTCCCTCGGCGCCAGACTTCTCATCAACTACTCCTCCAACTCCGCCCTCGCTGATTCCCTCGCCGCCCAAATCAATTCAGCCTCCGACGTCCGCGCCGCCACCTTCCAAGCCGATATCTCCGTTCCGGAGCAGGTCAAATCGCTCTTCGACGCCGCGGAATCGACCTTCAACTCGGAGATCCACATCCTCGTCAACTCGGCCGGCGTGGCTGATCCGAAATACCCCTCGCTCGCCGACACCGACGTCCACGATTTCGACAAAACAATCGCAATCAACACGAGAGGCGCCTTCCTCTGCTGCAAAGAAGCTGCCAACAG GATAAAGCGCGGCGGTGGAGGTAGGATCATATGCGTTTCTACCTCGCTGATGGTGTCGCTGAAGCCAGGTTATGCGGCTTACGTGGCGTCGAAGGCGGCGGTGGAGGCGATGGTGAAGATTTTGGCGAAGGAGCTGAAGGGGACGGGGATAACTGCGAACGCTGTGGCGCCGGGAGCGGTGGCGACGGAGATGTTTTTCGCGGGGAAGTCGGAGGAGGTGATAGAGAAGGCGGTGGCAGAGTGCCCGTCTGGGCGGCTTGGAGAGACGGATGACGTGGCGCCGGTGGTTGGGTTTCTGGCAAGTGATGCGGGTCAGTGGGTAAACGGGCAGATTATTCGGGTCAATGGCGGAAGTGCCATTTAA
- the LOC125210766 gene encoding NADPH-dependent aldehyde reductase-like protein, chloroplastic, translating into MANTQPLKDRVAIVTGASRGIGRTIALHLASLGARVLINYSSNSALADSLAAEINSASDVRAATFQADISVPEQVKSLFDAAESTFNSEIHILVNSAGVLDPKYPSLAGTDVHDFDKTIAINTRGAFLCCKEAANRIKRGGGGRIICLSTSLVASLKPGYVAYVASKAAVDAMVKILAKELKGTGITANAVAPGAVATDMFFAGKSEEVIEKAVAECPFGRLGETDDVAPVVGFLASDAGQWVNGQIIRVNGGSAI; encoded by the exons ATGGCTAACACGCAACCACTCAAGGATAGAGTCGCCATCGTCACCGGCGCCTCGCGTGGAATCGGCCGTACCATTGCTCTCCACTTAGCTTCCCTCGGCGCCAGAGTTCTCATCAACTACTCCTCCAACTCCGCCCTCGCTGATTCCCTGGCTGCCGAAATCAATTCAGCCTCCGACGTCCGCGCCGCCACCTTCCAAGCCGATATCTCCGTTCCGGAGCAGGTCAAATCGCTCTTCGACGCCGCGGAATCGACCTTCAACTCGGAGATCCACATCCTCGTCAACTCGGCCGGCGTGCTGGATCCGAAATACCCCTCGCTCGCCGGCACCGACGTCCACGATTTCGACAAAACAATCGCAATCAACACGAGAGGCGCCTTCCTGTGCTGCAAAGAAGCTGCCAACAG GATAAAGCGCGGCGGTGGGGGTAGGATCATATGCTTGTCTACCTCGCTGGTGGCGTCGCTGAAGCCAGGTTATGTGGCTTACGTGGCGTCGAAGGCGGCGGTGGATGCGATGGTGAAGATTTTGGCGAAGGAACTGAAGGGGACGGGGATAACTGCGAACGCTGTGGCGCCGGGAGCGGTTGCGACGGACATGTTTTTCGCTGGAAAGTCAGAGGAGGTGATAGAGAAGGCGGTGGCAGAGTGCCCGTTTGGGCGGCTTGGAGAGACGGATGACGTGGCGCCGGTGGTTGGGTTTCTGGCAAGTGATGCGGGTCAGTGGGTAAACGGGCAGATTATTCGGGTCAATGGTGGAAGTGCCATTTAA
- the LOC125213533 gene encoding fatty acyl-CoA reductase 2, chloroplastic-like: MEAFSLNSSISYAAKFNHTRLSTYGRRSMVCCQTGSHAIKSTGISSVLTETSSALITQDQGMETGSLVLSNNAKDEGIGIVKFLRGKTFLITGATGFLGKVLIEKMLRTAPDVHKIFVVIKAKNQEAVEERLKNEIINAELFKNLKQIHGKSYQAFMLSKLIPVVGNVCETNLGLDEDAAEFMTREVDVIINSAANTTFDERYDTALDINTGGPTRLMSFASQCLKLKLFVQVSTAYVNGQRQGRIMEKPLCIGETIVGETVNGNHQVPLPKLSVEDEIKIVLDAKQTLGDDSLLQAMKELGMQRAKKFGWQDTYVFTKAMGEMMIDNLRGDVPVVVIRPSVIESTHKEPFPGWMEGNRMMDPIILQYGKGQLTGFLVDPNGVLDVVPADMVVNATLAAMAKHGTVGKPECSIYQVASSVVNPLVFRDLAKLLHEHFSSSPVMDSTGTPVCVTKMKLFSSTDDFSNHLRKDAINRTGLGVLANLDGKLSQKLEFICRKSVEQANYLASIYESYTFYGGRFDNRNTQRLMGCMSKEERQQFGFDVENINWKDYIVNVHIPGLRRYVMKGRGNS; encoded by the exons ATGGAGGCTTTCTCTCTGAATTCCTCCATCTCCTATGCTGCCAAGTTCAACCACACGAGGCTTTCTACTTACGGTCGGAGAAGTATGGTCTGCTGCCAAACTGGTAGCCATGCCATCAAGTCTACCGGGATCTCTTCTGTCCTGACAGAGACGTCGTCGGCCTTGATCACCCAAGATCAAGGGATGGAAACCGGGAGCCTAGTCTTGAGCAATAATGCCAAAGATGAGGGTATCGGCATTGTCAAATTTCTAAGAGGGAAGACCTTCCTCATCACTGGTGCAACTGGATTTCTTGGCAAAG TCCTCATCGAGAAAATGCTGCGGACGGCTCCTGATGTTCATAAGATATTTGTTGTGATCAAGGCCAAGAATCAAGAAGCTGTAGAAGAGAGATTGAAAAACGAA ATCATCAATGCCGAGCTGTTCAAGAATCTGAAACAAATTCACGGAAAATCATATCAAGCTTTCATGTTGAGTAAGTTAATTCCTGTGGTTGGAAACGTCTGCGAAACTAATCTCGGATTAGATGAAGATGCAGCTGAGTTCATGACCAGAGAGGTTGATGTTATCATAAATTCTGCAGCAAATACCACTTTTGATGAAAG GTATGATACAGCCCTTGACATAAACACAGGCGGCCCGACTCGACTCATGAGCTTCGCCTCACAATGCCTGAAACTGAAGCTCTTCGTGCAAGTATCAACAG CTTATGTAAATGGACAAAGGCAAGGCAGAATCATGGAAAAGCCTTTATGCATTGGTGAAACTATAGTAGGTGAGACTGTTAACGGAAACCATCAAGTCCCACTTCCCAAATTGAGTGTCGAAGATGAAATAAAGATAGTTTTGGATGCAAAGCAAACACTTGGAGATGATTCACTGCTTCAGGCAATGAAAGAATTAGGAATGCAGAG GGCTAAGAAATTTGGATGGCAAGATACGTACGTATTCACAAAGGCTATGGGAGAGATGATGATAGATAATTTAAGGGGGGATGTACCAGTAGTTGTGATTAGACCCAGTGTCATCGAGAGCACGCATAAAGAACCATTCCCTGGATGGATGGAAGGAAACAG AATGATGGATCCTATCATATTGCAATACGGAAAGGGGCAACTCACAGGATTCCTTGTCGACCCTAATGGAGTTCTTGATGTA GTTCCAGCGGATATGGTTGTTAACGCAACCTTAGCAGCCATGGCAAAGCACGGGACAGTTGGGAAACCAGAGTGTAGCATCTATCAGGTGGCATCATCTGTTGTCAACCCATTAGTTTTCAGGGACCTAGCCAAATTGCTCCACGAGCACTTCAGTTCCTCCCCCGTCATGGATTCGACCGGTACTCCAGTTTGTGTTACAAAAATGAAGCTATTCAGCTCTACAGACGATTTCTCCAATCATCTGCGGAAGGACGCAATCAATAGAACCGGATTAGGAGTTCTGGCCAACCTTGATGGGAAATTGTCCCAAAAGCTCGAATTCATCTGCAGAAAATCAGTGGAACAAGCAAATTATCTAGCAAGTATCTATGAATCATACACATTCTATGGCGGAAG GTTCGACAACAGAAACACCCAGAGATTGATGGGATGCATGTCGAAGGAAGAGAGACAACAATTTGGATTTGATGTGGAGAACATCAACTGGAAAGACTACATCGTTAACGTGCACATTCCGGGGTTAAGGAGGTATGTCATGAAGGGAAGAGGCAATAGTTAA